ACCTCGCTTTCACTTACAGAATCAGCCGATTCTATAAGGTGTAATTCCTCCTCAGGATTAAAGTTAAGACCCAAAGCAACAACAATCTGATCAGGATCGTTGTTGAGTTCGCAAATCAAGGGTAAAACTTCTTCAAGCTGTGGTTCTAAAGCAGACAAAGCTGCCAAAATAAAACCAGAGGAAGGGCGACGTTGAGCATCGTAAGTTCCCCAAACTCGCATTTTTTCCAGCCACGAACGATTCTTGTAGTAGTAACTTACCCACTTAAGTTTCAAAGACTGGCGTAGCTGCTGAATATTCATAATGAGATGTCCTGGTTCGGTCAAAAAAAGTACAGATCTCTATAATCGCTATAAATTGTTAAAAATCAACATTATCCCTGCGGATGAAACCGATGATAGAGCATCTTTGTCACTCTTTGACCACTGCGTAAGTGCTGTTCTACCAGTAGAGGTACTTCACTTGGGTGAACACCACTGTACCAAACCATCTCAGGTAGCACTAACACCATTGGTCCATTACCGCATTGTCCCAAACAGGTACTACCAGTGACAGTCACTTCAGGAGTTGGTGATGCTTCAAAAGCCGCTAACACCTTGGCTGCACCTTGCTTGCGACAAGTGCGATTTTGGCAAACACGTACACACTTAGGAAAAACAGGTGACGCTACTGAAGAGTCAGATGAGTAAGATATATTTTCCATTTGTTACCTCCTTATACCCTTTCACTTTAATGTTGATACAAGTAGGCATCAAGAAGATGTGGTCAACACTAGCGATCGCGGGTTGAATTCCGCACTATCGCGTCCACTTTTTGGGGAGTGATCTTACTCTCTTACCGCCAGAAGAATACCTAATTTAACGAACCGCCAAGACGATAATTCTCAGAACTCATATAGGATTCCTATAATTCTAAATCCAAGAATTAAACCACATCCGCATTGGTCTATATTCAAAATTTGAAAGAGGTAAACCTAAATAAATAGGCATCCAAAAAACAAAAGCACTCACAATAATAAAGGTAATGGTGATACCAACAGCGCGGAGTGGAATATGATAACTACGTAAGCACTGATCAACAAGCCAAGCGATCGCTAAAAATGCGAACACTACAGCCGTCATGTAATGGTAGATAAAAACGCAACGATTTACTCCCACCCAAGGCAGTAAATTAGCAATATAATTGGTCACTATGTATAAGGCAATCCAAGTATCAACACTCAGTTTCCTTGGAGGAGAAAAGCGTTTTTGCCTGACCAAAGGAATGAGGAATCGCCACACCAACATTCCAACTAAAAATAAAAGCGCCGCAACGCCAAACCACCACAAAAACGGATTGCCCATTGCATGGACATCATAAATAATTTTCCCAGCACCTGCAGGCAAAGGAGGTCCCATAACAGGTGGTGGTTCCTTAAGGTTTTGTGCTGTTTGGTAAAAATACGCCATTGGTCGAGTGATCAAGGGCCATTTATACCAAGCAGCACAGTAAGGATGGACCTTAGGAGTATTACCACCAAGACGTTCATGAAACAGCAAAATTTGCTGGTGTAGTTCTAGAAATCCAAATTTTGTATTTAAGAGTAAATGAGGTATCCAAATCAAACTGTAAACTATTAAAGGGAGTAAACCGAAATAAATAACAATGTGAATTAAATTAAGTTGAGTTAATTTCTGCAATGGGGTTAGATTGACCTGCCCATTATTATTGGAAGATTGCAAGCTAATATTGCCAGGAAAAATTCTATATCTTTTTTTTCCAGATAAGCCAGAGTT
This portion of the Brasilonema sennae CENA114 genome encodes:
- a CDS encoding (2Fe-2S) ferredoxin domain-containing protein — protein: MENISYSSDSSVASPVFPKCVRVCQNRTCRKQGAAKVLAAFEASPTPEVTVTGSTCLGQCGNGPMVLVLPEMVWYSGVHPSEVPLLVEQHLRSGQRVTKMLYHRFHPQG
- a CDS encoding dolichyl-phosphate-mannose--protein mannosyltransferase, producing the protein MNKKWFRIGIVGVFLLSLALRFWGLGRFNTFVFDEVYYAKFGNNYLTHTPFFDGHPPLGKYMIALGIWIGSHIPFWQDEVNGFTGSVMSPVTYRWMNAFSGSFIPIIVAAIAYQISYRRGFALVAGLFTACDGIFLVESRYALINQYIVIFGLLGQWFFLLALAKQRQQRSFWLILSGIAFGASAATKWNGLWFLLGTYLIWILAWGIRWWQSSSFLDNDTNPQIQKAFVSHPPDIISGRKRNKRFSSLSSFASLSEYNSGLSGKKRYRIFPGNISLQSSNNNGQVNLTPLQKLTQLNLIHIVIYFGLLPLIVYSLIWIPHLLLNTKFGFLELHQQILLFHERLGGNTPKVHPYCAAWYKWPLITRPMAYFYQTAQNLKEPPPVMGPPLPAGAGKIIYDVHAMGNPFLWWFGVAALLFLVGMLVWRFLIPLVRQKRFSPPRKLSVDTWIALYIVTNYIANLLPWVGVNRCVFIYHYMTAVVFAFLAIAWLVDQCLRSYHIPLRAVGITITFIIVSAFVFWMPIYLGLPLSNFEYRPMRMWFNSWI